The following coding sequences lie in one Cercospora beticola chromosome 9, complete sequence genomic window:
- a CDS encoding uncharacterized protein (BUSCO:EOG09261MOX): protein MAETTPAAPAANGANDQNTGGRGGRGRGGQRGGASRGGSSNSFNGAPNERGTDRAGPESRGNRGRGRGRGRGGRGGRGDANHNNRDRAFSNSQQDSSAVQPPPQPGGPGVFGARLTKDAAEKTQGEGAGAEVEGGDDVEAEVCFICASPVSHNSVAPCNHRTCHICALRLRALYKTKACAHCRTEAANVIFTDDAEKRYEDYKGGDYFKEDKNLGISYEKAEIFEDTVLLLRYNCPDEDCDVACLGWPDLHRHVKSVHQKVMCDLCTRNKKVFTHEHELFTHAELKRHEKFGDDNPGAVDQSGFKGHPECGFCRRRFYGDDELFSHCRERHERCHLCDRRNGGNSPQYFLNYDALEKHFNKDHFPCPDRECQEKKFVVFDSEMDLKAHQIEQHPNGLTKDARRVDLSSFDYRPQYQEPTRGRGGRRGGRGRDPNAEPMPAASAGNLSRAELAHQREREIHSAQSVTARSFGGQLTAATPAQASSRPAPAPAQQAPTAAAPPSPRPAAALTPQDQARQLRHAAVNERASNLARNENVKMDEFRERVSAYTRGGISAGDLIDAFFAIFDTSSNEIGKLINELSDIFEVPGKREGLLKAWADWKAVNEDYPTLPGPAGANTTAAGVLGKGVGASRVLKLKSSTAKSSQSAVSRQASWASAGSSSAASSSNPFPSLPPRNGGPSVAGRGNAAPAPTPSWLAVRPAAGSSGQSPALTPSSSARASPAIGARQAPANVRSSELFPALPAAKKPTSTVFSPGYTGRGIIRNNSGTPNVSAWGGGSGTSTPAAETPAQTDETVARKGKKGKQIMFKWG from the coding sequence ATGGCAGAAACTacaccagcagcacctgCGGCCAATGGCGCCAACGATCAGAACACAGGAGGACGCGGAGGCCGAGGCAGGGGCGGTCAGAGAGGCGGTGCGTCGCGTGGAGGCTCGTCGAACAGCTTCAATGGCGCTCCCAACGAACGAGGGACCGATAGAGCCGGACCCGAAAGCAGAGGAAATCGAGGGCggggcagaggcagagggcGGGGTGGAAGAGGTGGTCGTGGCGACGCAAACCACAACAACCGCGACAGAGCATTCAGCAACAGCCAGCAGGACTCATCAGCAGTACAACCGCCTCCGCAGCCTGGTGGGCCGGGCGTCTTTGGTGCTCGCCTGACCAAAGACGCCGCGGAGAAAACCCAAGGCGAGGGCGCAGGGGCGGAGGTTGAGGGCGGCGACGACGTCGAGGCGGAAGTGTGCTTCATTTGCGCATCTCCCGTTTCGCACAACAGCGTTGCGCCCTGCAATCACCGCACCTGCCACATTTGCGCCCTACGACTGCGTGCGCTGTACAAGACCAAGGCTTGTGCGCATTGTAGAACGGAGGCCGCAAATGTGATATTTACGGATGATGCTGAGAAGAGATATGAGGATTACAAGGGAGGAGACTACTTCAAAGAGGACAAGAACTTAGGCATTAGCTACGAAAAAGCCGAGATCTTCGAGGATACCGTCTTGCTGTTGCGGTACAACTGTCCAGACGAGGACTGCGATGTTGCTTGTCTTGGCTGGCCAGATTTACATCGACATGTGAAGAGCGTGCACCAGAAGGTCATGTGTGATCTCTGCACAAGGAACAAGAAGGTCTTCACTCACGAGCATGAACTCTTCACCCACGCGGAGCTGAAACGACACGAGAAGTTTGGAGACGACAACCCGGGAGCTGTTGATCAGAGCGGTTTCAAGGGCCACCCAGAGTGTGGGTTCTGCAGAAGACGCTTCTATGGCGATGACGAACTTTTCTCGCACTGCCGTGAGCGTCACGAGAGGTGCCACTTATGCGACAGAAGAAACGGAGGAAACAGTCCTCAATACTTTCTGAACTATGATGCTCTGGAGAAGCATTTCAACAAGGACCATTTCCCATGCCCTGACAGAGAGTGTCAGGAGAAGAAATTTGTCGTCTTCGATTCAGAGATGGATCTGAAGGCACATCAAATTGAACAACATCCCAATGGACTCACAAAGGATGCCCGAAGAGTGGACCTCTCTTCCTTCGACTATCGGCCTCAGTACCAAGAACCTACACGTGGCAGGGGAGGTAGGCGAGGAGGCCGCGGACGTGATCCGAATGCAGAGCCTATGCCAGCGGCCTCAGCCGGTAACTTGAGCCGAGCGGAACTGGCTCACCAGCGGGAGCGCGAGATTCATAGTGCACAGTCTGTGACAGCTCGCTCATTCGGAGGTCAATTGACAGCAGCAACTCCTGCTCAAGCCTCATCACGACCAGCAcctgctccagctcagcaagctcCGACTGCCGCCGCTCCACCTTCACCTCGACCAGCTGCAGCGCTTACGccgcaagatcaagcacGTCAGCTGAGACATGCCGCTGTAAATGAGCGCGCTTCGAACTTGGCGCGCAATGAAAATGTCAAGATGGACGAGTTCCGTGAGCGTGTCTCAGCATATACGAGGGGCGGGATTTCAGCTGGCGATCTCATCGACGCATTTTTTGCTATTTTCGACACATCATCAAATGAGATCGGTAAGCTCATTAACGAACTGTCAGACATCTTCGAGGTTCCCGGCAAGCGCGAAGGACTGCTCAAAGCATGGGCGGACTGGAAAGCGGTAAATGAAGATTATCCTACTCTGCCAGGACCTGCTGGTGCAAACACAACTGCAGCTGGTGTACTCGGCAAAGGTGTCGGCGCGTCGCGTGTGTTGAAGCTCAAGAGCTCTACAGCCAAAAGTTCACAGTCGGCTGTCTCTCGACAGGCATCATGGGCTTCGGCAGGTAGCTCTTCTGCGGCATCTTCCAGCAATCCATTCCCATCACTCCCTCCTCGCAATGGCGGACCGTCAGTAGCGGGTCGGGGCAATGCAGCGCCTGCTCCTACGCCCAGCTGGCTCGCTGTCCGACCGGCAGCAGGCTCTAGTGGCCAGTCGCCTGCATTAACGCCTTCGAGCTCCGCCCGCGCGTCGCCTGCTATTGGCGCCCGGCAAGCACCAGCAAACGTCAGAAGCTCGGAACTGTTTCCTGCTCTTCCGGCAGCAAAGAAGCCTACCAGCACTGTCTTCTCACCCGGCTACACTGGACGAGGAATTATTAGAAATAATTCCGGGACACCCAATGTCAGCGCGTGGGGAGGAGGCAGCGGTACCAGTACTCCGGCCGCAGAGACTCCGGCGCAAACGGATGAAACTGTTGCGAGGAAAGGTAAGAAGGGGAAACAAATCATGTTCAAATGGGGTTAG
- the COX23 gene encoding Mitochondrial copper homeostasis protein encodes MSKDVTPENTTVEEAEKTEWTQSSSRFESKRYSEYFDPCQDAANRSLKCLRRNGGDRAMCQDYFDAYKQCKKQWMEERAEQKRKEGKGWFG; translated from the exons ATGTCGAAGGATGTGACACCGGAAAACACTACAGTCGAGGAAGCTGAGAAGACCGAGTGGACCCAAAGCTCTTCCCGTTTCGAAAG CAAGCGCTACAGCGAATATTTTGATCCATGCCAGGATGCTGCAAATCGAAGTCTGAAGTGCTTACGAAGGAATGGAGGTGACCGAGCGATGTGTCAGGATTATTTTGA TGCGTACAAGCAGTGTAAGAAGCAGTGG ATGGAAGAGCGCGCAGAACAGAAACGAAAAGAAGGGAAAGGATGGTTTGGGTGA